The Candidatus Paceibacterota bacterium sequence GAAATATTGCCTTTAAATTGAGCCAGCATCTTTTCTTTTTCGCTTTCAATCAAGACTTCGGGAATTTCCACCTTTGTTTTGTCAATGATCTTGTCAAGGAGGGTCAATCGTTCTTTCTCTCGCAGGCGCAATTCTTTTTCCAGTTGTAAATTTTCTCGTAATTTAGTTTTGAAATCTTCCACATTTTTGAAATCGCCAAAACTTTTTACCAATTCGTCGGTCAACTCCGGAGTCGGATCCGTTTCAGTTTTTCGCCGACTCTCTCGAGCTCGAGTCAAAGTTTCTTCAAATTCCTGATCAGTCACCTCGGCTTTTTCGGCCGTCTTCATGGCTTCTTTGGCTATTTTTTTATAATCCGGCAGCGAGAATTCCGGCAGGACGGCCAGGGTGATTTTAAAAACAACGGGATTTTTAGCCGCCAGTGTGGGGATGGCAATTTGGGGACGCCCGACCGGATTAACCTTGGCCTCGGTGAGAATTTTTAAATAAAGATTTTCTAGGGCGAGCGAGGCCGACTCTTCCAATAGGCCGAGCTCGCCGACTCGCTCAATTAAGACTTTTTCCGGAATATGCCCCTCGCGAAAGCCGTCAATCTTAAGACGGCTATTGAGGTTTTTCACCGCCTCTTTTCGGTAGCTTTCCACTACTTCTTCCGGAATTTCCGCTTCAATCTCAACTTGAGAATGAGGAAGAGGCGCAATCTTTAAGATTTTAAAATTTTGGTTCATATTAATTAGAGAAATTAACTGGAAGTGGCGCTAACCTGAATATTTACTTCGTTGGGCTGGAAATTGGTGTAAGTAGTAGTGGCTGAAGATTCGGAATTTCGCTGGTTTAATCGAGGGGCCAATTTGTATTGCCAGAAATAATAAGCCCCAAAAAGTAGGATTAAAACAACAATGATAATGCCGATAATGCCTCCGACGGAACCGGCTCCTTTTTGAGAACCCTGAGTCATATTATTTGGAAAATTTTTCTTTGTAGATTTGAATAGATTTTAGAACAGCTTCGGTCGCCGCATCCTTTCCCTTTACTTCACCAATAGTTACCACATTATCATCTCCTTTTAACTTCTTGTAAGTCTCAAAGAAATGTTGAATTTCGCGAATGGTGTGCTTGTTAATATCTTTCAAATCATTGACGTCTTCCCAGCGTCGATCTTTAACAGGGACGGCTATGATCTTACAATCTGACTCGCCGTCATCAACCATTTCCATCATGGCTACCGGCCGGACCTTTACTAATACTCCAACTTGAATAGGGAAGGTTGAAAGAACAATGACATCTAGAGCATCATTGTCCTCCCACAAAGTCTGCGGGGCGAAACCATAATCAACGGGGTAAGGAGCATTGGAATAGTTGGCCCGGTCAAGCGCAATCAAACCGGTTTTCTTATCGATTTCGTATTTATTATTTGAACCTTTTGGAATTTCAATAATAGTATTGAATTCTTCGGGAACTTTATCGCCGAGCGGCACATCGTGCCAAAGATTCATCCCGTTAGAAGCAGGGCGCATTTCGTCTGATTGATTATTGCTCATAATGGTTATTTATTAAGTTGACTGATTAAGTAATTATTCTATCTTGCGACCGTGGCTTCTAACGGGATTCATCCCTTGAGTCATATGTCGGAAAAACGACAGGGCTTTCCGACAAATTACAGGATATTAGATGATTCAGCTTCTGAAGTTTTTGAGCTCTCTGTTTCACTCGGAGTTTCTTCGGGTACTTCAGCAGGTTCATTTTTTATTTTATCCTCCGGCGCGCTTTTTGCATCTTCTTCAGTTTCGGTCTCCACCTCCGCTTCTCCTTCCGCTAACTTTTCACCTTTGGCCGACTGAATGTCAATTCTCCAGCCGGTTAATTTAGCGGCCAATCGAACGTTTTGACCTCCTTTACCGATAGCCAAAGACTGCTGATCTTCCGTCACTTCCACTACTGCCATATTCTCCTCCTGATTGATGTTGACACTCAAGACTTTAGCCGGGGAAAGGGCGTCTTCAATAAATTTATCGGGCTCGGCTGACCATTCAATAATATCAATTTTCTCGCCGCCAAGCTCACTCATGACAGTGGATACGCGAACGCCGCGCTGGCCCACCATAGAACCAACCGGATCAATGTGAGGATCGTTAGAAAAGACGGCAATTTTAGAACGTGATCCGGCTTCTCGGGCAATGGCTTTAATTTCCACCGTGCCGTTGGCAATTTCCGGTACTTCCGCTTCAAAGAGCTTGGCCAGAAATTTCGGATGAGATCGGGAAAGTCGCAGGAAAATACCGCGAGGAGTTTCTTCTACGCGAGAAAGATACATTCGAACGCGCTCTCCTTGACGATAATGTTCGCCGGGGATCTGTTCTTCATAAGGCAGAATGCCGCTGGCTCGGCCCATATCAATGAAGATGTTGCCGCGTTCAATGCGCTGAACGGTACCGCTGACGATTTCACCTTCTCGTTTACCGTATTCAGCCAAGACGGAAGTTTTTTCCGCCTCGCGAATTTTCTGAATGATTACTTGCTTGGCAGTCTGCGCCGCGATGCGGCCGTAATCGCTTTTCATTTCAAGAGGGAAGATTAATTCTTCTCCAACTTCTACACCCTTCTTAATTTTGCGGGCGTCTTCAATTAAAATGTGATGCTCCGGATTAAAACGAACTTTCAAACCTTCTTCGGCGGTCTCCGGATGATCAGCAATTGGTTGTGTTCCTTCTTCACCCTCCTCTTCAAAGACTACTTTGGATTCATCCACCACAATTTTCACCTGATAAAATTCCGCCGTGCCGGTATTAAGATCAAACTTGGCGCGGATATATTGACCGCGCTTGCCATACTCTTTTTTGTAAGCAGTAGCCAGAGCCATTTCAATGGCCTCAATAATTTTTTCTCTTGGGATGCCGCGTTCCTCTTCCAACTGGTCGAGAACGGAGTTAATAACTTTTAGATCGAACATAATGTTACGCTTATGGGCGTTAGCTTATAGCTTGTATAAATTTGGTAAAAAAAGAGTTCGCCGTGAGGCGAACTGTCGTGCTCATAAATATATAGGAGTCAAGAGTTTTGTCAACTGTATCGAAGAGGGCGGCCGGCGAAGCCGGCCGCCCTCTCTATTAACAGCTCTTATTGCTATTCACCTGTCCTTCCTCTATTATTATGTATGTATATCTTTTCTAAAATGACTAAAAAGATCATTTTCGCACTTGTTCTCCTTATCCTCATCTTAGGTGGTATCTTTTTAACTTTTAAAACTCAACCGGCAGCTCTGGCCCAAAGCGGCACTTTCACCGCTGGAGTTCACGCTGTGCATGGTTATGCCTGGTCCAGTAATTTCGGCTGGATTAAATTTGATCCAGCGTTCGGCGGAGTCTTTGCCAGCACGACCGGAGCCTCAAGCGCCATTCTCACCGGTTACGCTTGGTCAAATCCCCAAGACGGAGCGGCTGCAAGCAACAACATTGGCTGGCTAAGTTTCAATGATTATTCCGGTTGTGGATCTCAACCAACTATTGATCTTTCGACGGGTGCTGTCAGTGGTTGGGCCCGTTTTTATAACGCCATCAGTCAGTCCGGCAACGATGGAAACTGGAGCGGTTGCGTTCATTTAAGCGGTCCAACTTACAGCTCGGCTGTGACAACGGGCGCTAGTCCAAGTTTTACTCAAGGCAGCTACTGGTGGGGCGGCGATTTTCCAACAGCTTCAAGTAGTGTCGGCTGGATTCATCTTTGCGGCAGCAATTACTGCGTTACCATTGACGCGGCCACTACCACTCCGGCTACTGCACCCGGTGTTCCGTCAAATTTGCATCAGACAAACGCCGGCGTCTGCGATAGCTTCGGTGGTATTGTCAATCTTGCCTGGAATGCCGGCAGTCCTGCTCCAAATACTGCGAACGGCGGAGGTTATTACGTTTATCAAACTGATTCAACCGGCAACACTACTATTAAGAAAACAGTTTCTTACTCGACAACCGCTTCTATCGGAGGCTTGGCTGTAAATGGGACCTTCTACTTTAAGGTCACCGCCATTAATGTCGGTGGCGGCTCAGTGGCCGAGAGTGCCCCAACTTCCGTAGTCACTACCACTAGTTCAAAAGTCTGCAACAGCGCCAACACAGCCATTATCTTCAATGCTGTTCCTCCAACCGTGCCGAGAGGAGGCACTTGCAAACTGGTCTACACGGTTTCATTCCCAAGTGGTTGTACCATTACCAGCGCCGGCAATCAGGATTCGGCCTTTCCATTCTCTTTTGTTTCCGCCACCGGTACTACGCCTTCCAATCCGACAAGCGGCACGACTACCACCTCAAGAATTTACAAGACAATTGATTACACCCTAACTTGCGGCAGCTTAAGTGCTAAGACCACTTGCGCCATTGCGCCAGCTTTTAACGAATTCTAAATATGTATCAGGATAATTTTTTCATTCGTCACCGAGTCAGCATTCTCATCATCGTTGTGTTGGTCTTTTTATCGGCCGGTATAATTATCTGGGTTAATCTCAATAAAATGACTCCCGCTAATGAAGCGACTAATAAACCGTCTTCTCTCTATCCCGGTTTAACTGATCAAGAAGTGAGCACTTTTATCAAAGAAGGAAGTGCTTCCACTACCGTAACCCCTTATCCTGACCAGAAAGTAAAATATGATAAAAATTTTTCATCTACTGGACAATCAGCCTTAACAGCTTCCGAACAGGAAGCGGCTCTGAAGGCAATGAGTTCGAAGTAGAGGAGAAATAAAGTAATAAAATAATAATTAAATTAAAATTATGAAAAAAATAAATAAAGAAATATTGTGGTCAGTTCAGGTAGTAGTTATCGCTTTAATTATTAGCGCCTTTGGCAGTTATGTTTTTGCCGCGTCCTTTGCCGAACCAACTTGTGCTCCAACCGGCTGTAATGCCGATGCGCCGCTTAACGTTTCCGGTACAGCCCAGATTAAAAGCGGTGGATTAATTGTAGCTGCTGGAACCGGTATCACTACCGGTCTTGCCGTAGTGACAGGAAAAGTAGGAATTGGCACAGCTAGTCCAACTCATGCTCTGGATATTACTACTACCGGTGGAACGGATGGAGCGGTACAGGCCAGCGCCTTCTATTACGCCTCCGATCGAAATTTGAAAAATAATATTGCACCGCTCTCCAATTCTCTAGACAAGGTCATGCAGCTTCAGGGAGTTTCTTATAACTGGAAATCAAATGGCAAAGCCGATGTCGGATTGGTAGCCCAGGATGTTCAGAAAGTTTATCCGGAACTGGTTAGCTCGGGGGCTAGCGGCCTATCAGTTGATTACGGACACTTAATTGGTCCGATGATTGAAGCGATAAAAGAGCAGCAGAAGGAAATTAATCAACTTAAAGCAGAAATTAATCAACTTAAAGGACAGAAATAAAGATGTCTTTATCTTCCAAGATAAAAAAGAATTATTTTGTACCACTTTTGGTTATTATCGGTCTGGTTCTTTTCGCTTCCGTAGTCTATGCCGCCGCTACTCAATACGTTTGTCCTTCCCGATCAGGCCCGGATTTTTCCAGTCAGGGTCACCTGAAAGATTGTTATCGAGTTAATCTCAACCAAAGTGTTACGATTGCCGCCACCACTTCACCGGCAGCTGAATGGGGAGTTTGTGCCATCGTCAATAATCAAACCGGCGTAAAAGATCTCTTCATCCCCGCCAGTACTTCTGCAGAATGGCAGAGAGTTTGGGGCACCACTACAGCTCAGAGAGCTAAACCCTTACCTCTCGGAATGTTTGTAAGCCTCTGTCAAAACTCTGGAGGCGCCGGTGGAGCAACCTGTGAGCGAGATTTTGGTTCGGGTGGTGGCAACAGCTACTTTGGAGGCGGGGGCGGACAATGTCAAAGCCCTAGTTGTGCTAACAATAACGCAAAAACAGGCGAAAAACAGAGTATTAGTAATCAGATTGATGCTGTCCCCAGCTCAGTTTGGGGGCCCAATACCAAGGCCAACGCTCATAAGGCCTTAAACCAAAGCGGCGGCACAGTTACCACCAATGGATTAACTCAAAATTTTGATTACGACTTTAGTTCTGAAGTTGACGCCGATTCTCAACCTGGCCACCGATCAGTCGTATCCAGCATGAGTTTTGGTGGGCCGACTACCAATAACTCACCCGTTCCTTGTCCGTAAATTTAGGAGCCCCGAGCCGCGAAGCGGCTCGGGGCTTTTTCATTACATTTTGTTATAATTAACTCAATGTGAGTTGATTGATCTCATAGACCTTTGACTTTTAACTTTCAACTTTCACTCTCGCGTGTACATCAACGAAAAACAATTAAAGGAATTCATCTTGGACTCGGGACTTGTCACCCGAAAGGACTTTGAAGGCTCGGAAAAAGAAGCGGAAACCAAGAAAATCAGTATTGGCGAAGTCTTGGTCAATAAAGGCAAACTCAATGAAGATGATTTGCGCCGAATTCAGGCTTATGTCTTAGGCATCCCCTTTGTGGACTTAAAGAGCCAAAAAGTGGATTTTCAAGTCCTTTCTCTTATACCCGAACCAATTGCCAGAAACCATAATATCGTGGCTTTTAAAGCTACCCCGACAGATTTGGAAGTGGCAATGTTGGACACTGATGATTTGAGCGCCATTGAGTTCGTCAAGAAAAAAGTAGGGCTGCGTATTCTGCCACGCCTGACTAACACCGAATCAATGAAGGCCGTTCTCCTTCAATACCAGAAATCTTTGAAGGCTGACTTCGGAGATCTCATTCAGAAAGAAGCCAGTGCACTAAAAAGAGCGGATGGTGATCAGAGCGAGAGCGATCTAAAAAAGATTGCCGAAGATCTGCCGGTAGTTCGCATTGTTGATACATTATTGAAACACGCTATTTTGCAGAACGCCTCTGATATTCACATTGAGCCTCAAGAAAACGAAGTACTAGTACGTTATCGTATCGATGGATTACTCCACGATGCCATGGTTTTGCCAAAACACGCCGGCAACAGCATCACTGCTCGCATCAAAGTTCTTTCCAATTTAAAACTTGACGAAAAGCGTCTGCCGCAGGACGGACGTTTCAAGATTGATATGAATAATGAGAAAGTCTCTTTTCGTGTTTCAATTCTTCCGACTTATTACGGAGAAAAAACTGTCATGCGATTATTGCGCGAGAGCGTTTCAGGGTTTACCCTCGAAAGTCTGGGTTTTCACGGTCGCGCCTTGGAATTAATTCATGAAGGAACGAAGCTGGCCACCGGAATGATCTTAACTACCGGTCCGACCGGCTCGGGAAAAACCACGACGCTCTACACGGTCCTGGATATTTTAAATACTCCTGACGTCAATATTTCCACCATTGAAGATCCGGTGGAATATCAGATGAAGCGCATCAATCAAAGTCAGGTCAAACCGGATATCGGCTTCACGTTTGCCAACGGTTTGCGTTCATTAGTTCGACAGGACCCAGACATTATTATGGTGGGGGAAATTCGAGATAATGAAACGGCATCACTCGCTATTAACGCGGCGTTGACCGGTCACCTAGTTCTTTCCACCCTCCACACCAACAGCGCCGCTGGCGCCATTCCACGTCTGATGGATATGAAAGTGGAACCGTTTCTTTTGGTTTCTACCTTAAACATTGTCATTGCTCAGCGATTGATTCGACGTCTGACAGCCAGTAAGGAAAAATATTTCTTAAACAAGGATGAATTTGGCACTATTTCCAAGTCGGTGAATATGGATCGGGTCCTCAAGGCTTTAAGAGAAGAGAAAATTGTTGAACCAAATGCCACCTGGGAAAAAATTCCTTTTTATAAACCAAAGCCATCGGCGGAATCTGATGACGGTTACAAAAGTCGAGTTGGTATTCACGAAGCTCTGAAAGTTACTCCCACCATCAAGGACATGATCATCAAAGGAGCTACCACTTCGGATATTGAAGAGCAGGCTAAAAAAGAAGGAATGCTCACCATGATTGAGGACGGCATTTTTCAGTGCGTTCAAGGCATCACTACCATTGAAGAAGTTTTGCGAGTGGTAACGGAATAAAATGAAATTTAAATACAGCGCCATTAATAAAGACGGAATGACTTACGAGGCAGTCAAAGAAGCCCCGGACAAGTTTACTTTTTATCGCAATTTAAAGAGAGATGGCGAATCCATTATCTCGGTCAAAGAAGTGAAGGGGGGAATGAGTTCAATTAATCTAAACTTTAGCCTCTTCGGCGGCATTAAGATGCATGACAAAATTCTTTTTGCCCGCAATTTAGGTGGGATGCTTGAGGCGGGTCTGCCACTTTCGCGCGCGCTCTCAGTATTGGAGAGACAGACCACCAATAAAAGATTGAAAGCTACTTACGCCGCTCTGAACGGTTCCATTACTTCAGGCAAGTCCCTTCACGAAGCCATGGCAGAATTTCCGAAAATCTTTAACACCCTTTTTGTTTCCATGGTTAAGGCCGGAGAGGAGGGCGGCAATCTTTCCGGTTCTCTGAAGCAAATTGCCATTCAAACTGACAAGACTTATCAGTTGAAACGAAAGGTGAGAGGAGCCATGCTCTACCCCGGTATCATCGTTTCCGTCATGATCATTATTGGAATTTTAATGATGATCTTTGTGGTGCCGAGTCTGACGGCTACCTTTGAAAGTCTTAATTCGCCGCTTCCAGCTTCCACTAAATTTGTCATCGCCTTAAGCAGTTTTCTTAAAAATAATTACATTCTGGCTATTATTGTAATGGTGGCGGCAATCGCCGGAGTTTATTTTGGAGCCAAGACAACAAAAGGGAAAAGATTTTTAGACTTTCTAGTTTTACATATTCCAGTCATCGCTCCCATTATCAAGGAAACTAACGCCGCCCGTACCACTCGCACCCTTTCATCGCTTCTTAGCTCGGGAGTGGATTTGATTTTAGCTACGGCTATCACCGGCGAAGTACTCCAAAACTCTTATTACAAGGAAGTTTTAATTGAGGTTCAAAAACGAGTAGAAAAAGGAGAGCCGATTTCCACTTTGCTTTTGGAAAAGACTAAACTTTATCCAATTTTTGTCGGAGAAATGATTAATGTAGGGGAAGAAACCGGTCGGCTTTCGGAAATGCTTCTAGAAGTGGCGACCTATTACGAGGAGGAGGTGGAGGAAAAGACGAAAGATATGTCCACAGTCATTGAGCCATTTCTGATGGTCTTCATCGGACTCGTGGTAGGGTTCTTTGCCGTTTCCATGATTACGCCACTTTATTCGGTGATGAATAATATATGAGAAACTCGAAAGCGGGATTTACTATTTTGGAAATTCTGATGGTAGTAGTAATTTTGGCCATTCTCGTAGGCATCTCTTACACCGCCTTCAACAATCTCAATAGTTCTGAAGCACTGGATACGGAGACAAACACTATTCTTTCCATGATTGAAAGGGCCAGAGAGCGAACTATCTCTTCTGAAAATAGTATTGAGTATGGTGTTCACTTTGCTTCTACCACTGCCGTGCTTTTTGTCGGCAAAACATATTCCGCCGGATCTTCCACTAGCGAGACGAAGAATATTAATTCAAAAGTGAAAGTAAACAGCATTAATTTAACCGGAGGAGTGGCCGATATTTATTTTAATAAATTAAGCGGCAAGCCAAGCGCCACCGGAACAATTGTTTTTTCCTTGCTAAGCAGCACTTCCAGCGTAAAGACTATTACCATTTATAATACGGGTCTAAGTGATGTTAAATAAAGGTATAAATTACAACTCAAAAGTCTCAACTTCTGTCAGAGAGAAATCCGGCTTCTCTTTAATTGAAGTAGTAGTGGCGGCTTCCATCATCACCATTTCAGTTTTAAGTATTATGGCCGTCTACGGCACTTTTATTAAAAACAATTTTGATAACACCGCCTCCATCCAAGCGGCTTACCTGGCCGAAGAAGGAATTGAAGCCGCTAAATCAATGCGAGATTTTGGCTGGGCAAGTAACATCGCTACTTTAACCAACGGCACCACTTACCGTTTCTATTACAATACCTCTTTAAATAAATGGCAGGCGACCACTACCGTTTCGCGCATTGATAATGTTTTTGATCGCACATTCACGGTAGGAACGGCTTATCGAGACGGCAGTGATAATTTAGCCACTTCCGGCACAGCTGATTCAAACACCAAACTGGTGACTGTAAATGTCGCCTGGAACAAGAGAGGAGCCACTTCAACCAAGACTCTACAGACATACATTACTAATTTGTTTGATAACTAATGAAATTTCGTAAAGTTTACAGCATTCATAACGGATTTTCGCTGGTAGAAATGCTGATCTACATCTTTTTGTTGAGTCTTCTGTTGATTGTCGTAATTAACAGCATGGTTATTATTGTCTCTTCCTACCGAAACATTAAAAGCACTGAAGCCATTGAGAGTTCGGGTCTCTCCGCTATGGATCGGATGGAAACGGAAATCCGCAACGCCCAAAGCGTCGACGCTATCAATAGTGTCTTTAGTGGAAGTGGCACTTCCAGTATTTTGACCATCAATACTTCCACTACCACTCCGGCCAAAATCAAATTTTATGCCTCAAGCACGATTTTGGCGGTGGATGAAGACGGTATCTATAACGGCCCTCTCATTTCTTCCGGCGTTCGATTGAAAACTTTAATTTTCAGATCGATTAGTACTAGCACCTCGGCGGCTATCAAAATAGAATTAGAGATTGAAAGCGGGACAGGTCCTTCTTATAAATCAGCCAAGTTTTATGATACAGCTATTTTACGAGGGAGTTATTAATATGAGAATTTTAGATTTTAAATTAAAAGGTTTTGCATCGCCTGCCGGGAATAGGGGGCAGGCGATGCTCCTGGCAGTTGTTTTCTTTCTCTTCATTAGCCTTACCATTATTCTCGGCATTACTGTTCCCGTTGTAAATCACATCAAGAATGTCACCATTTCCAATAATTCCAAACAGAGTTTCATTATTGCCGAGGCCTTGAATGAAGATGCTCTTTATCGTTTGAACCATAATAAAAACTTATCATCTTCTTTAAGTCTGGCTTTAAATGGGGCCACCGCTTCAGCCGCCGTTACCACGAGCTCTGGTGCCAAACAGATTATCTCTCAAGGAGCGGATAATCACATCAATCGTTCTGTTAGCACTACTTTTACTCAAGGGCAGGGAGTGGCATTTAATTACGGTGTTCAAGTTGGTCAGGGCGGATTCACTTTAATGGGCGGATCAAGTATTAATGGAAATGTTTATTCCAATGGTGACATCGTTGCTACTGATGGATCGTCAATTACTGGTAGCGCCGTCGCTGCTGATAGTGCTGCTCTAAACGCTGACCAAAACAATAATTCTCCTAGTACGCCGCCTTATAACATTTCTTTTGCCAGCTCGAGTGCCAATCAGGATATAGCCCAAGCTTTTCAAGTCTCCACTTCTTCACCAGTCAATAAAATTCTCTTTTATGTCAAAAAAGTTAGTACTCCGAGTGACGCAACCGTCCGCATCGTTTCAGATAATGGCGGTTCTCCGGGCACCACTGTTATTGACAGCGGAACTCTTAGTGCTTCTCAAGTCACCACAAGCTACTCTTGGGTAACGGTTACTTTTAGTTCAAATGCTGTCCTCTTTCCAAACACTACTTACTGGGTAGTAATTGACGCGGCTTCAAATGCCAGTAAATACTATGTCTTGGGCGCAAATACCAATACTTACACCATTGGGTCTTTAAAGCTCGGTACATACGGCGGCAGCTGGAATACAGTTTCTCCATCGGGCGCTGACGGATACTTTACCCTTTATCTTGGTGGAGTAACTTCTACTATCGGCGGTGGATCCTATGTTGGCGCTATTAATGTTGGTTCGGCTGGAGTGGGAGATGCCTGGGCTTACGATGTTGAGGGCGGCAGTGTGGCGGGTCATTTATATTGTCAGATTGGCCATAATAATAATAAAGCTTGTGATACTTCTCGAGGAGATCCGTCGCCTGTAAGCTTTCCCATTTCAGATGGCAATATTCAAGAATGGAAGGATGAGGCGGACGGCGGAGGAATAATTACCGGTGCCACCAATTGTCATGGCGGCTATACCGGCGGAAATTGTATCGTCGATTATGCGGGAGCAACTTTCGGGCCGGGTAAAATTACCGGCAACTTAACAGTCAATGGCGGCGGAACTCTTACTTTAACTGGTACGGTCTGGGTTCAGGGAACTATCACTGTTACCGGCGGCGGCGCTATCCGTCTATCTTCTTCGTATGGATCAAGCGGTGGTGTTCTACTCACCGATGGCTGGGTAGATCTTAGTGGCGGCGGTCAATTAACCGGCTCAGGAAGTTCAGGCAGTTATTTGCTATTACTAACCACTAGTCAGTGTCCCAATAGCGGCAGCTGCAGCGGACACAATGCCATGGATGTTACGGGCGGGGCCGGCGCCGTTATTTTGAATGCTCAAAATGGAGTGATGTCGCTTGCAGGTGGGGTAAATGCTAATGAAGCCACGGCTTATAAGATTAGCGCTGTCGGAGGTACTACTGTCACTTATCAAAGTGGACTAGCCAATCAGAATTTCTCCAGCGGACCGAGCGGCGCCTGGAATGTTTCGAGCTGGCAGCAGACACTTTAAATTTGAAGAGTAGGCTAATGTAGAAGAAGGCCTTTTCACTTCGCGAAAAGGCCTTCTTAGCTATGTTATAATTTCTAGAATGTCGCGGCGAAAAAAAATTATTGTCGGAAACTGGAAGATGAATCCGGAATCTTTGCGCGAAGCCGTCAGAATTTTCAGCAAGATTAAAAAAAGCTCTAGCCGCCTCGATACTGAAATAATTATTTGTCCTCCCGCTATCTATTTAAACAACTTAACTTCGGGCCGAATTAAGATCGGAGCCCAAGATGTTTCCGCGGAGACCAAAGGGGCCCACACTGGTGAGATTAGCGCTGAAATGCTGGCTAAAAATAACATTAAATACGTCATAGTTGGGCATTCGGAGAGACGGAGCATGGGGGAAACGGACGAAATCATCAATAAAAAAATTGAAACCGCTCTTTTTTACGGCCTAAAAATCATTCTTTGCGTCGGCGAGTCAAAACGTGACGAGCATGGCGAGTATTTAAACTATCTGAAAAGCCAGCTGAAGAATTCTCTGAAAAGAATCAATCGAAAGTATCTAAAAAATATTTTAATTGCTTACGAGCCACTATTTACTATCGGACGAAAAGATTTTGAAGCCATGTCTCCGCATGATATTCATCAAATTGTTATTTTAATTCGCAAAAATCTATTGGATCATTTCAGTGATCCGCTTGCCGCCAAAGTACCAATACTTTATGGC is a genomic window containing:
- a CDS encoding prepilin-type N-terminal cleavage/methylation domain-containing protein, translating into MKFRKVYSIHNGFSLVEMLIYIFLLSLLLIVVINSMVIIVSSYRNIKSTEAIESSGLSAMDRMETEIRNAQSVDAINSVFSGSGTSSILTINTSTTTPAKIKFYASSTILAVDEDGIYNGPLISSGVRLKTLIFRSISTSTSAAIKIELEIESGTGPSYKSAKFYDTAILRGSY
- the tpiA gene encoding triose-phosphate isomerase, giving the protein MSRRKKIIVGNWKMNPESLREAVRIFSKIKKSSSRLDTEIIICPPAIYLNNLTSGRIKIGAQDVSAETKGAHTGEISAEMLAKNNIKYVIVGHSERRSMGETDEIINKKIETALFYGLKIILCVGESKRDEHGEYLNYLKSQLKNSLKRINRKYLKNILIAYEPLFTIGRKDFEAMSPHDIHQIVILIRKNLLDHFSDPLAAKVPILYGGSVSVENAALIVEGGEVNGLLIGRQSLNPEQFGEIIRRVARV
- a CDS encoding type II secretion system protein, whose protein sequence is MLNKGINYNSKVSTSVREKSGFSLIEVVVAASIITISVLSIMAVYGTFIKNNFDNTASIQAAYLAEEGIEAAKSMRDFGWASNIATLTNGTTYRFYYNTSLNKWQATTTVSRIDNVFDRTFTVGTAYRDGSDNLATSGTADSNTKLVTVNVAWNKRGATSTKTLQTYITNLFDN
- a CDS encoding type II secretion system F family protein gives rise to the protein MKFKYSAINKDGMTYEAVKEAPDKFTFYRNLKRDGESIISVKEVKGGMSSINLNFSLFGGIKMHDKILFARNLGGMLEAGLPLSRALSVLERQTTNKRLKATYAALNGSITSGKSLHEAMAEFPKIFNTLFVSMVKAGEEGGNLSGSLKQIAIQTDKTYQLKRKVRGAMLYPGIIVSVMIIIGILMMIFVVPSLTATFESLNSPLPASTKFVIALSSFLKNNYILAIIVMVAAIAGVYFGAKTTKGKRFLDFLVLHIPVIAPIIKETNAARTTRTLSSLLSSGVDLILATAITGEVLQNSYYKEVLIEVQKRVEKGEPISTLLLEKTKLYPIFVGEMINVGEETGRLSEMLLEVATYYEEEVEEKTKDMSTVIEPFLMVFIGLVVGFFAVSMITPLYSVMNNI
- a CDS encoding choice-of-anchor R domain-containing protein, with translation MRILDFKLKGFASPAGNRGQAMLLAVVFFLFISLTIILGITVPVVNHIKNVTISNNSKQSFIIAEALNEDALYRLNHNKNLSSSLSLALNGATASAAVTTSSGAKQIISQGADNHINRSVSTTFTQGQGVAFNYGVQVGQGGFTLMGGSSINGNVYSNGDIVATDGSSITGSAVAADSAALNADQNNNSPSTPPYNISFASSSANQDIAQAFQVSTSSPVNKILFYVKKVSTPSDATVRIVSDNGGSPGTTVIDSGTLSASQVTTSYSWVTVTFSSNAVLFPNTTYWVVIDAASNASKYYVLGANTNTYTIGSLKLGTYGGSWNTVSPSGADGYFTLYLGGVTSTIGGGSYVGAINVGSAGVGDAWAYDVEGGSVAGHLYCQIGHNNNKACDTSRGDPSPVSFPISDGNIQEWKDEADGGGIITGATNCHGGYTGGNCIVDYAGATFGPGKITGNLTVNGGGTLTLTGTVWVQGTITVTGGGAIRLSSSYGSSGGVLLTDGWVDLSGGGQLTGSGSSGSYLLLLTTSQCPNSGSCSGHNAMDVTGGAGAVILNAQNGVMSLAGGVNANEATAYKISAVGGTTVTYQSGLANQNFSSGPSGAWNVSSWQQTL
- a CDS encoding prepilin-type N-terminal cleavage/methylation domain-containing protein; the encoded protein is MRNSKAGFTILEILMVVVILAILVGISYTAFNNLNSSEALDTETNTILSMIERARERTISSENSIEYGVHFASTTAVLFVGKTYSAGSSTSETKNINSKVKVNSINLTGGVADIYFNKLSGKPSATGTIVFSLLSSTSSVKTITIYNTGLSDVK